From Amorphus orientalis, one genomic window encodes:
- the sufC gene encoding Fe-S cluster assembly ATPase SufC: MLEIKNLHVTVEDREILKGVDLTIEAGKVHAIMGPNGSGKSTLSHVLAGRDDYEVTEGSILFNGVDLMELEPEERAAAGVFLAFQYPIEVPGVANMTFLKTAINSQRKARGEDELSTPDFMKRVKAAAEKLSMSQEMLRRPVNVGFSGGEKKRNEILQMAVLDPKLAVLDETDSGLDIDALKIVAEGVNALRSPDRSFIVITHYQRLLEHIVPDVVHVLAGGRIVKTGGKELALELEARGYADYVEAA; encoded by the coding sequence ATGCTTGAGATCAAGAACCTGCACGTGACCGTCGAGGACCGGGAGATCCTGAAGGGGGTCGACCTCACGATCGAGGCCGGCAAGGTGCACGCGATCATGGGGCCGAACGGCTCCGGCAAGTCGACGCTGTCCCACGTGCTGGCCGGCCGCGACGACTACGAGGTCACCGAGGGCTCGATCCTGTTCAACGGCGTCGACCTGATGGAGCTGGAGCCGGAGGAGCGGGCCGCGGCCGGCGTGTTCCTGGCGTTCCAGTATCCGATCGAGGTGCCGGGCGTGGCCAACATGACCTTTCTGAAGACGGCCATCAATTCGCAGCGCAAGGCACGCGGCGAGGACGAGCTGTCCACGCCGGACTTCATGAAGCGGGTCAAGGCGGCGGCCGAGAAGCTGTCGATGAGCCAGGAGATGCTGCGCCGGCCGGTGAATGTCGGCTTTTCCGGCGGCGAGAAGAAGCGCAACGAGATCCTGCAGATGGCGGTCCTCGACCCCAAGCTCGCCGTCCTCGACGAAACCGATTCCGGCCTCGACATCGACGCGCTCAAGATCGTCGCGGAAGGCGTGAACGCGCTCCGCTCCCCCGACCGCTCGTTCATCGTCATCACCCACTATCAGCGGCTTCTGGAGCACATCGTGCCGGACGTGGTGCACGTGCTCGCCGGCGGACGCATCGTGAAGACCGGCGGCAAGGAGCTTGCGCTGGAACTCGAAGCGCGCGGCTATGCCGACTATGTCGAGGCCGCGTGA
- a CDS encoding cysteine desulfurase family protein: MTAASRIYFDWNAGAPVKPAVREAMVDALSVLGNPSSVHAEGRAARARIEEARRAVADLAGTAADAVTFTSGGTEANVTALSPEMEIDGQPVRFSRLLVSAIEHPSVLAGGRFPAEAVSVLPVDADGRLDLDALDAALADADGPMLVSLMAANNETGVLQPVAEAADRVHAAGGVLHVDAVQVAGREAIPAATTGADILTLSAHKIGGPRGAGAVIRVRPGLRIAPLLTGGGQEGRDRAGTENMPAIAAFGVAAREAMSDVVRAGEIRRLRDWLERDVMIMCPDAVVFGRNAGRLANTSCLAVPGMTAETAVIALDLDGVAVSSGAACSSGKVAASHVLAAMGVPGDLARGAVRISLGPSTTEAEVEQFISVWRKLRQRFARQTGQPEPHSDRLRQPAGLEPAMDGETDAGSAGNDRSGSVDRHRQVQVRVRHGHSVRQGA, translated from the coding sequence ATGACGGCGGCAAGCCGGATCTATTTCGACTGGAACGCAGGCGCGCCGGTGAAGCCGGCGGTGCGCGAGGCGATGGTCGATGCCCTGTCCGTGCTCGGCAACCCGTCGTCCGTTCATGCCGAGGGCCGGGCCGCGCGCGCCCGGATCGAGGAAGCGCGGCGTGCGGTCGCCGATCTCGCCGGCACGGCGGCCGATGCGGTCACCTTCACCAGCGGCGGCACCGAGGCGAACGTCACCGCGCTGTCGCCGGAGATGGAAATCGACGGACAGCCGGTCCGGTTCTCCCGCCTTCTGGTGTCGGCGATCGAACATCCGTCGGTTCTCGCCGGCGGACGCTTCCCGGCCGAGGCCGTGTCCGTCCTGCCGGTGGACGCGGACGGACGCCTCGATCTGGACGCGCTGGACGCTGCGCTGGCGGATGCGGACGGCCCGATGCTGGTCTCGCTGATGGCGGCCAACAACGAGACCGGCGTGCTTCAGCCGGTCGCGGAAGCCGCGGACCGGGTCCATGCGGCCGGCGGCGTGCTTCACGTGGATGCCGTGCAGGTCGCCGGGCGCGAAGCGATCCCGGCCGCCACGACGGGCGCGGACATCCTGACGCTGTCCGCCCACAAGATCGGCGGGCCACGTGGCGCCGGAGCCGTGATTCGCGTTCGTCCGGGACTGCGCATCGCGCCGCTCCTGACCGGCGGCGGCCAGGAAGGTCGCGACCGCGCCGGCACCGAGAACATGCCGGCGATTGCCGCGTTCGGGGTTGCGGCCCGCGAGGCGATGTCGGATGTCGTCCGCGCAGGGGAGATCCGCCGCCTGCGGGACTGGTTGGAGCGGGACGTCATGATTATGTGTCCCGATGCGGTGGTCTTCGGACGCAACGCCGGGCGGCTTGCAAACACGAGCTGTCTCGCGGTGCCGGGCATGACGGCCGAGACCGCCGTGATCGCCCTCGATCTCGACGGCGTGGCCGTCTCCTCCGGAGCGGCCTGCTCGTCGGGCAAGGTGGCCGCCTCCCACGTCCTCGCGGCGATGGGCGTGCCCGGGGATCTGGCCCGCGGCGCGGTGCGTATCAGCCTGGGCCCGTCGACCACGGAAGCCGAGGTCGAACAGTTCATTTCCGTCTGGCGCAAGCTGCGCCAGCGTTTCGCGCGGCAGACGGGGCAACCCGAGCCGCATTCAGACCGTCTTCGACAACCAGCGGGCCTTGAACCCGCCATGGATGGAGAGACTGATGCCGGCAGTGCAGGAAACGATCGATCAGGTTCGGTCGATCGACATCGACAAGTACAAGTACGGGTTCGTCACGGACATTCAGTCCGACAAGGCGCCTAA
- a CDS encoding TfoX/Sxy family protein encodes MLETDYIEDLFAPLGPVGVRNMFGGQGVYYDGLMIALVAYGTVYLKTDTETVPEFEAAGSEPFTYVAKDRSPVVMSYWRLPEEAIDDPDAFRTWAEKAVAAAIRANAKKKPKKKKTASEIR; translated from the coding sequence ATGCTCGAAACCGACTACATAGAGGATCTCTTCGCGCCGCTCGGCCCGGTCGGCGTGCGCAACATGTTTGGCGGGCAGGGCGTCTATTACGACGGCCTGATGATCGCGCTGGTCGCCTACGGGACCGTCTACCTCAAGACCGACACGGAAACCGTACCCGAGTTCGAGGCGGCCGGCTCGGAACCCTTCACCTATGTCGCCAAGGACCGCTCGCCGGTCGTGATGTCCTACTGGCGTTTGCCGGAGGAGGCGATCGACGATCCGGATGCGTTCCGGACATGGGCTGAAAAGGCCGTTGCCGCCGCCATCCGGGCGAACGCGAAGAAGAAGCCGAAAAAGAAGAAGACTGCGTCCGAGATCCGCTGA
- a CDS encoding AAC(3)-I family aminoglycoside N-acetyltransferase, whose protein sequence is MSGQDESGSPDFSVHRLGADEVRTLVDLNAMFAEVFDDPETYAKRRPSSDYLADLLRKEHFIALVATDGGRVIGGLAAYALQKFEQERTEVYIYDLAVVPDRRREGIATRLLEALKPIARDLGAWVIFVQADHGDEPAIALYESLGVRERVLHFDIPVS, encoded by the coding sequence ATGAGCGGTCAAGACGAGTCCGGGTCTCCCGACTTTTCCGTCCACCGGCTGGGTGCCGACGAGGTGCGGACGCTGGTCGATCTGAACGCCATGTTCGCCGAGGTGTTCGACGACCCCGAAACCTATGCGAAGCGCCGGCCGAGCTCGGACTACCTTGCCGATCTGCTCCGCAAAGAGCACTTCATCGCCCTTGTCGCGACGGACGGGGGACGCGTGATCGGCGGGCTCGCCGCCTACGCTTTGCAGAAATTCGAGCAGGAGCGAACCGAGGTCTACATTTACGATCTGGCGGTGGTACCCGACAGACGCCGGGAAGGGATCGCAACCCGTCTCTTAGAGGCCCTGAAGCCCATCGCCCGGGATCTGGGGGCCTGGGTCATCTTCGTCCAGGCCGATCACGGGGACGAACCCGCGATCGCCCTCTACGAAAGCCTCGGCGTCAGGGAGCGTGTTCTACACTTCGACATCCCTGTGTCCTGA
- the sufA gene encoding Fe-S cluster assembly scaffold SufA: MAQARPKPQVITLTDAAADRVREIIENADKPVAGLKIGVKKGGCAGMEYTLDYVEEPSPGDDRVEDKGVTVFVDPSAVLFLLGTRMDFKVDKLRTGFVFENPNEVSACGCGESVELKPASLEDA; the protein is encoded by the coding sequence ATGGCACAAGCGAGACCGAAGCCCCAGGTGATCACGCTGACCGACGCGGCAGCGGACCGGGTGCGCGAGATCATCGAGAACGCGGACAAGCCCGTCGCCGGTCTCAAGATCGGCGTGAAGAAGGGCGGCTGCGCCGGCATGGAATACACGCTCGACTATGTCGAGGAGCCGAGCCCGGGCGACGACCGTGTCGAGGACAAGGGCGTGACCGTGTTCGTCGATCCCTCCGCAGTGCTGTTTCTGCTCGGCACCCGGATGGACTTCAAGGTCGACAAGCTGAGGACCGGGTTCGTGTTCGAGAACCCCAACGAGGTGTCGGCCTGCGGCTGCGGCGAATCCGTCGAGCTGAAGCCGGCCTCTCTCGAGGACGCCTGA
- the tenA gene encoding thiaminase II, which produces MEIFERLKAAVPDDWNAYVGHPFVRGMGDGTLPEPAFRHYLVQDYLFLIQFARAYALAGYKARSLADLKAASAGVSAIVDTEMDLHVRLSERWGLSAADLESAVEARATVAYTRLVLEAGMSGDLLDLYTALAPCMIGYAEIGTALAALPGGLSPDNPYREWIAEYSGEGFQEAAQAARDQLDRLAADRLTEARWPALVDLFRQATRLEADFWEMGLTLAE; this is translated from the coding sequence ATGGAAATATTCGAGCGGCTGAAGGCGGCTGTCCCGGATGACTGGAACGCCTATGTCGGTCATCCCTTTGTGCGCGGAATGGGTGACGGGACGCTGCCGGAGCCGGCATTCCGGCACTATCTCGTTCAGGACTATCTGTTTCTCATCCAGTTCGCCCGCGCCTACGCGCTCGCCGGCTACAAGGCGCGGTCGCTTGCCGACCTGAAGGCGGCCTCTGCAGGCGTCTCGGCGATCGTGGACACCGAGATGGATCTCCATGTCCGCCTGTCGGAGCGCTGGGGCCTGTCGGCCGCCGACCTGGAGAGCGCCGTCGAGGCGCGGGCCACCGTCGCCTACACGCGCCTGGTCCTCGAGGCCGGCATGAGCGGCGACCTTCTCGACCTCTACACGGCCCTGGCGCCCTGTATGATCGGCTATGCCGAGATCGGCACGGCGCTGGCGGCCCTGCCGGGCGGCCTGTCGCCGGACAATCCGTATCGGGAGTGGATCGCGGAATATTCCGGCGAGGGCTTCCAGGAGGCGGCCCAGGCGGCGCGGGACCAGCTCGACCGGCTGGCGGCGGACCGCCTCACCGAGGCGCGCTGGCCGGCCCTCGTCGACCTGTTCCGCCAGGCGACCCGGCTGGAGGCCGATTTCTGGGAGATGGGGCTGACGCTCGCGGAGTAG
- the sufB gene encoding Fe-S cluster assembly protein SufB codes for MPAVQETIDQVRSIDIDKYKYGFVTDIQSDKAPKGLNEDIIAFISAKKGEPDWMLQWRLEAYQRWLTLDEPTWARVSYPKIDFQELYYYSAPKSSSDAPKSLDEVDPELLRTYEKLGIPLKEQEILAGVRKQGEASTLDEAAGDNPYGKVAVDAVFDSVSVVTTFKEELAKAGVIFCSISEAIREHPDLVRKYLGSVVPITDNFYATLNSAVFTDGSFVYVPPGVRCPMELSTYFRINEQNTGQFERTLIIADKGSYVSYLEGCTAPQRDENQLHAAVVELIAMDDAEIKYSTVQNWYPGDVNGKGGIYNFVTKRGDCRGANSKISWTQVETGSAITWKYPSCILRGDNSRGEFYSIAISNGHQQIDSGTKMIHLGKNTSSRIISKGIAAGKSENTYRGLVQANRRAKNARNFTQCDSLLIGSECGAHTVPYIEAKTASAKFEHEATTSKISDDQLFYCRSRGIGEEEAVALIVNGFVKDVIQQLPMEFAVEAQKLIGVSLEGSVG; via the coding sequence ATGCCGGCAGTGCAGGAAACGATCGATCAGGTTCGGTCGATCGACATCGACAAGTACAAGTACGGGTTCGTCACGGACATTCAGTCCGACAAGGCGCCTAAGGGCCTCAACGAGGACATCATCGCCTTCATCTCGGCGAAGAAGGGCGAACCCGACTGGATGCTTCAGTGGCGTCTGGAGGCCTATCAGCGCTGGCTGACGCTGGATGAGCCGACGTGGGCGCGCGTGAGCTATCCGAAGATCGACTTCCAGGAACTCTATTATTATTCGGCGCCGAAATCGTCGTCGGATGCGCCGAAGAGCCTGGACGAGGTCGATCCGGAGCTGCTGCGCACCTACGAGAAGCTCGGCATCCCGCTGAAGGAGCAGGAGATCCTGGCCGGCGTCCGCAAGCAGGGCGAGGCGAGCACCCTCGATGAAGCGGCCGGCGACAACCCCTACGGCAAGGTGGCCGTCGACGCGGTGTTCGATTCCGTCTCGGTGGTGACGACCTTCAAGGAAGAGCTCGCCAAGGCCGGCGTGATCTTCTGCTCGATCTCTGAGGCGATCCGCGAGCACCCGGATCTGGTGCGCAAATATCTCGGCTCGGTCGTGCCGATCACCGACAATTTCTATGCGACGCTGAACTCGGCGGTCTTCACCGACGGGTCGTTCGTGTACGTGCCGCCGGGCGTGCGCTGCCCGATGGAGCTGTCGACCTATTTCCGCATCAACGAGCAGAACACCGGCCAGTTCGAGCGCACGCTGATCATCGCCGACAAGGGCTCGTACGTCTCCTATCTGGAAGGCTGCACGGCGCCCCAGCGCGACGAGAACCAGCTTCACGCAGCGGTGGTCGAGCTGATCGCCATGGACGACGCGGAGATCAAGTACTCCACGGTGCAGAACTGGTATCCCGGCGACGTCAACGGCAAGGGCGGGATCTACAACTTCGTGACCAAGCGCGGCGACTGCCGCGGCGCGAACTCGAAGATCTCGTGGACCCAGGTGGAGACCGGCTCGGCGATCACCTGGAAATATCCGTCCTGCATCCTGCGCGGCGACAATTCCCGGGGCGAGTTCTACTCGATCGCCATCTCCAACGGGCACCAGCAGATCGATTCCGGAACGAAGATGATCCACCTCGGCAAGAACACGTCGAGCCGGATCATTTCCAAGGGCATCGCCGCCGGCAAGTCGGAGAACACCTACCGCGGTCTCGTCCAGGCGAACCGGCGGGCGAAGAACGCGCGCAACTTCACCCAGTGCGATTCGCTCCTGATCGGCAGCGAGTGTGGCGCCCACACGGTGCCCTATATCGAGGCCAAGACGGCGAGCGCGAAGTTCGAGCATGAGGCGACCACCTCGAAGATCTCCGACGACCAGCTGTTCTACTGCCGCTCCCGTGGGATCGGCGAGGAAGAGGCGGTCGCGCTGATCGTCAACGGCTTCGTCAAGGACGTCATCCAGCAGCTCCCGATGGAGTTTGCCGTGGAGGCGCAGAAGCTGATCGGGGTGAGCCTGGAGGGGTCGGTAGGCTAA
- a CDS encoding cysteine desulfurase yields MIDDYPVSATPYDVEVLRRDFPILMREVHGKQLAYLDNAASAQKPVHVLERIQSAYANDYANVHRGLHTLANASTEAYEEARETVAAFLNAPSSQEIIFTRSTTEAINLVASSYGGMVLGEGDEVVLSIMEHHSNIVPWHFHRERSGAVLKWVDVNEDGSFDLQRFEEALTERTKIVALTHMSNVFGTAVPIKQVVEIAHARGIPVLVDGSQAAVHMPVDVQDLDCDFYAMTGHKLYGPTGIGVLYAKRAHLEAMPPYMGGGEMIESVTRDRVTYGDLPNKFEAGTPPIVQAIGLGAALEYLEMIGRDRIGAHEARLRDYAQERLSAINSIRLHGTAKDKAAIFSFDMQGAHAHDVATILDREGIAVRAGTHCAEPLLAELGVAASCRASFGLYNTLEEVDRLADGIEKAHRFFV; encoded by the coding sequence ATGATCGACGACTATCCCGTTTCCGCCACGCCCTACGACGTCGAAGTGCTGCGGCGGGATTTCCCGATCCTCATGCGGGAAGTCCACGGCAAGCAGCTTGCCTATCTGGACAACGCGGCCTCGGCCCAGAAGCCGGTCCACGTGCTGGAACGCATCCAGAGCGCCTACGCCAACGACTATGCCAACGTCCATCGCGGCCTGCACACGCTGGCGAACGCCTCAACGGAGGCCTACGAGGAGGCGCGCGAGACGGTGGCGGCGTTCCTCAATGCGCCGTCCAGCCAGGAGATCATCTTCACCCGCTCGACCACGGAGGCGATCAACCTGGTGGCGTCCAGCTACGGCGGCATGGTGCTGGGCGAGGGCGACGAGGTGGTGCTGTCGATTATGGAGCACCACTCCAACATCGTGCCCTGGCATTTCCACCGCGAGCGCAGCGGCGCGGTGCTGAAATGGGTCGACGTGAACGAGGACGGGTCGTTCGATCTGCAGCGGTTCGAAGAGGCACTGACCGAGCGCACGAAGATCGTCGCGCTGACCCACATGTCGAACGTGTTCGGCACGGCGGTTCCGATCAAGCAGGTGGTCGAGATCGCCCACGCCCGCGGCATTCCGGTGCTGGTCGACGGCAGCCAGGCGGCCGTTCACATGCCCGTCGACGTGCAGGACCTCGACTGCGACTTCTACGCCATGACCGGCCACAAGCTGTACGGCCCGACCGGCATCGGCGTGCTCTACGCCAAGCGCGCCCATCTGGAGGCGATGCCGCCCTATATGGGCGGTGGCGAGATGATCGAGAGCGTCACCCGGGACCGGGTGACCTATGGTGATCTGCCCAACAAGTTCGAGGCCGGCACGCCGCCGATCGTTCAGGCGATCGGGCTCGGGGCTGCCCTCGAGTATCTGGAAATGATCGGTCGCGACCGGATCGGCGCCCACGAGGCGCGCCTCAGGGACTATGCCCAGGAGCGGTTGTCGGCGATCAACTCGATCCGGCTGCATGGCACCGCGAAGGACAAGGCGGCGATCTTCTCCTTCGACATGCAGGGCGCCCACGCTCACGATGTCGCGACCATCCTCGACCGGGAGGGAATCGCGGTGCGAGCCGGCACACACTGTGCCGAACCTCTGCTTGCGGAGCTCGGCGTGGCGGCCTCATGCCGTGCCTCATTCGGCCTCTATAATACGCTGGAAGAGGTGGACCGCCTTGCGGACGGCATCGAGAAGGCCCATAGATTCTTCGTATGA
- a CDS encoding SUF system Fe-S cluster assembly protein: MDENTLQSGDVAVVDERTTDAKAASAIPQEELDRITDDIIAALKTVYDPEIPVDIYELGLIYRIDIDDDRTVDIDMTLTAPGCPVAGEMPHWVENAVATVEGVGDVRVKMVFDPPWDPSRMSDEARVALDFFM; the protein is encoded by the coding sequence ATGGATGAAAACACACTTCAGTCCGGCGATGTTGCGGTCGTCGATGAACGGACGACGGATGCAAAAGCGGCGTCCGCGATTCCGCAAGAAGAACTCGACCGCATTACAGACGACATCATAGCCGCTCTAAAGACCGTCTACGATCCGGAAATTCCGGTAGACATCTATGAGCTTGGACTGATCTACCGGATCGACATCGACGATGATCGGACCGTGGACATCGACATGACGCTGACGGCTCCCGGCTGTCCGGTGGCCGGCGAGATGCCCCACTGGGTCGAGAATGCCGTGGCCACCGTCGAGGGCGTCGGCGACGTCCGGGTGAAGATGGTGTTCGATCCGCCCTGGGATCCGAGCCGCATGTCCGACGAGGCCCGGGTGGCGCTCGACTTCTTCATGTAG
- a CDS encoding alpha/beta hydrolase: MPEVIFTGPAGRIEGRFQPAKNRNAPIGIVLHPHPQFGGTMNNQIVYNLFYMFQKRGFAVLRFNFRGVGRSQGAFDHGSGELSDAAAALDWVQTIHPDARSCWIAGFSFGAWIGMQLLMRRPEIEGFISVAPPANLHDFSFLAPCPSSGLIIHGDVDKVVPMKDTQALVDKLKTQKGIVVDQEIIPGANHFFEDRVDVLMDHCGTYLDKRLADTPDAA, from the coding sequence ATGCCCGAAGTGATCTTCACCGGGCCGGCCGGCCGTATTGAAGGCCGCTTCCAGCCGGCCAAGAATCGAAACGCGCCGATCGGCATCGTTCTGCACCCGCACCCGCAGTTCGGCGGGACGATGAACAACCAGATCGTCTACAATCTCTTCTACATGTTCCAGAAGCGCGGGTTCGCCGTGCTGCGGTTCAATTTCCGGGGCGTCGGACGCAGTCAGGGCGCGTTCGACCACGGCTCCGGCGAGCTCTCGGACGCGGCGGCGGCCCTGGACTGGGTCCAGACCATCCACCCGGACGCCCGCTCCTGCTGGATCGCCGGCTTTTCCTTCGGCGCCTGGATCGGCATGCAGCTGCTGATGCGCCGTCCGGAGATCGAGGGCTTCATCTCGGTGGCACCGCCGGCGAACCTGCACGACTTCTCCTTCCTGGCGCCCTGCCCGTCGTCCGGCCTGATCATCCACGGCGACGTCGACAAGGTCGTGCCGATGAAGGACACCCAGGCCCTGGTCGACAAGCTGAAGACCCAGAAGGGCATCGTGGTGGATCAGGAGATCATCCCCGGCGCCAACCACTTCTTCGAGGACCGGGTCGACGTGCTGATGGATCACTGCGGGACCTATCTGGACAAGCGCCTCGCAGACACCCCCGACGCGGCGTAA
- the sufD gene encoding Fe-S cluster assembly protein SufD: MSEQTDANRTAAETALVDWFAAEAESRSAEGAIGAQRAEAFDRFSGQGLPHRRVEAYKYTDLRATLRTLPPAADRPDSAAVDAAVKAVPALADTDTVPVRLVIADGRFVAEASDLDALDGAVSVTGFADLLGKADPRMERIGSLAAQVDDPMLALNTALFEGGVVIEVAAGASVARPIEILHVVTSDHAVTTMPRHAVFVGEGASVSFLERHEGRGEAANVTNAAIELCVAPRARVTWAKLQAETTVSTHVGTTTVAVGEAARVNHLTVTLGARLSRSQLFARIDGEDTETAFDTATFLTGEQHSDATLVLDHKVPNGVSRERFRSVVDDTAKAIVQGRINVWQHAQKTDAQMMSNALLLSDEAEAVNKPELEIFADDVQCAHGATSGQIDEDALFYLRSRGVPKHQAERLLIESFLIEAVEGLGDSAVAPALAARIRAALHAE, from the coding sequence ATGTCCGAACAGACTGACGCCAACCGGACCGCCGCGGAGACGGCGCTGGTCGACTGGTTCGCCGCGGAGGCCGAAAGCCGGTCCGCCGAAGGCGCGATCGGGGCCCAGCGGGCGGAGGCCTTTGACCGCTTCAGCGGCCAGGGTCTGCCTCATCGCCGGGTCGAGGCCTACAAGTACACCGATCTGCGCGCCACGCTGCGCACCCTGCCGCCCGCCGCCGACCGGCCCGACAGCGCCGCGGTCGATGCGGCCGTCAAAGCCGTGCCGGCGCTCGCCGATACGGATACCGTGCCGGTCCGGCTGGTGATCGCCGATGGCCGATTCGTGGCCGAGGCATCCGATCTTGATGCCCTCGACGGGGCGGTTTCCGTCACCGGCTTCGCCGATCTTCTGGGGAAGGCCGATCCGCGCATGGAACGGATCGGGTCGCTCGCGGCCCAGGTCGACGATCCCATGCTGGCACTGAACACGGCGCTCTTCGAAGGCGGCGTGGTGATCGAGGTGGCAGCCGGAGCGAGCGTCGCGCGTCCCATCGAGATCCTGCACGTCGTCACCTCCGATCATGCGGTCACGACCATGCCGCGTCACGCCGTCTTCGTCGGCGAAGGGGCGTCGGTCTCCTTCCTGGAGCGGCATGAGGGGCGGGGCGAAGCCGCCAACGTCACCAATGCCGCGATCGAGCTGTGCGTCGCGCCGCGCGCCCGCGTGACCTGGGCAAAGCTTCAGGCGGAGACCACTGTCTCGACCCATGTCGGCACCACGACCGTGGCTGTCGGCGAGGCTGCCCGGGTGAACCATCTGACGGTCACGCTCGGCGCCCGGCTGTCCCGGTCCCAGCTCTTTGCCAGGATCGACGGCGAGGACACCGAGACCGCGTTCGATACGGCGACCTTCCTGACCGGCGAGCAGCATTCCGATGCGACGCTGGTGCTGGACCACAAGGTGCCGAACGGCGTCAGCCGGGAGCGCTTCCGCTCCGTGGTCGACGATACGGCCAAGGCGATCGTCCAGGGTCGGATCAATGTCTGGCAGCATGCCCAGAAGACCGACGCCCAGATGATGTCCAACGCGCTCCTCCTCTCCGACGAGGCGGAAGCGGTGAACAAGCCGGAACTCGAAATCTTTGCCGACGACGTGCAGTGCGCCCATGGGGCGACCTCGGGGCAGATCGACGAGGACGCGCTTTTCTATCTGCGCTCGCGTGGGGTACCCAAGCACCAGGCGGAACGGCTTCTGATCGAATCGTTCCTGATCGAGGCCGTGGAGGGGCTCGGCGACAGCGCCGTTGCGCCCGCGCTCGCCGCCCGCATCCGGGCCGCCCTGCACGCGGAGTGA